The Edaphobacter flagellatus sequence AAGAACACGCCGCATGCAAGGGAGCGGGCGGAGAATGCAGCGCGGGCGCGCTTCAATATCGAGACGAAGCTGATGCCTGAAGGCATGCAGACGGATGAGGAGCATCGCAATCACACGGTGGGGCCACAGGCCTTCGTCGATGCATTGTGCGGTGCGATTGTGAAGAACGGTATGGAATCACGAGCCGAGGTGCAGAGCTTTGATTTCAGGACGTTGGTTCTGGTGGAGGAGCAGTATCCGAAGATTCCGACGTACTACCTGACGGGTCCGGCAAAGATGCTTTCGGGCCCCATGGTGCCAGAGGCTTTGCGGGCAACAGTGGGTAAGTAAAGTCCTTGGAATGGGTTGGATGTAACAAGCAGATCACCGCTGCAATGGTATTGATTCGTCTCAACAAAGACCGCAATAAAAACACGTCGGAAATTTTGACGAGGTGCACCTGTGAAATCTTCTATTCATCGTTTTGTCATAGTGCATACACAAATCGGCAATAGCGTAGCGGATATGCGTAAAACTTTTCTAGTTTTGATGGCACTCGTGTGTCTGATGTTCTTGCCAGGCCAGGCGATCGCACAGTATGAGAACGGCAGCATTGTGGGTACGGTGCACGATTCTTCGGGTGCTGTGATGCCATCGGCAACCGTAACGGTTACAAATACCGCTACCGGTGTGGTGAGCACGCGTCAGACGAATGATAGCGGCGACTATGAAGTTCCCGGCTTGCGCGTGGGGCAGTACAACATCGAAGTGACGAAGACGGGTTTTGCCCCGGCGCGTGCGAAGGACATTACAGTGTCGGTCGGTGCGCGCCAGAGAATTGACCTGACGCTGCAGGTGGGTGAGACGAGCGAGACGGTCGAGGTTTCCGGTGTTGCTCTGCAGGTGGAAACGGATTCGAGCCAGCGCAGCCAGGTCGTGACGCAGTATCAGTCGGCGGCGCTGCCTCTGGTGAGCCGTAATTATTCGGACCTGCTAGGGCTGGTGACGGGTGTACGTCAGGCGCCAACGGCAGCGACGACAAGTTCGATCTCGAGCCTAGTGCGCGCGGGTGCGTACAACGTGAACGGCCAGCGCAGCATGTTCAACAACTTTCTGCTGGACGGCATGGACAACAATGCCTATGGCGAGTCGAACCAGGGATTCGATAACCAGATCATTGCGATTCCTCCGGATTCGGTGGCACAGTTCAGCGTGGTGACGAACAACCAGAGCGCGGAGTTCGGGCGCTCGTCGGGTGCGACGATCAATACGGCGTCGGCTGGCGGAACGAACAAGTTTCACGGAACGGCGTATGAGTTTATTCGCAACACGTCGCTGAATGCGGCGGGGTACTTCAAGCCGAATGTTGTCAGCAACACGGGCTCAGTCGTTCCCTTCAAGAAGCCGACGTTCAACCGCAACCAGTTCGGCGTGAACCTTGGCGGACCGATTGTGCATGACAAGCTGTTCTTCTTCCTGGACTATGAGGGATTCCGGCAGGTATTGAAGCCGCTGAGCGTGCTGACGCTGCCGACGCAGAACCAGTTGAACGGCATTCTGGTGTCTGCGGTAAGAAATCCGTTGACCGGTCAGGTTTATCCTGCGGGAACTGCGATTCCGGCGAATGCGATCAATCCGCTGTCGGCGCAGATTATCTCGTACTTCAAGAAGATTCCCGGGCTGCCGGTGAGCGGGCTGCCCTCAACGGGACTGGCGACGAACGATTACGCGGTGCAGGCTCCGTTTACGGATAACTCGGATAAGGGCGATCTGCGTTTCGACTATCAGCAGAATGCCTCGAGCTCATGGTTTCTGCGCATCAGCGACCGCAAGGAGAATGCGGTCAACAACCCGACGATCCCGTTGCCGCTGGACGGCCAGACAAACGGAACGATCCGCGTGTTGAATCAGCAGATCGCGCTGGGCTATACGCATCTGATCGGCGGCAACAAAATCATCGATGCGCGTCTTGGTCTGTCGCGCACGAAGGCGGGAAAGTATACGCTTTCGATCGGCAATAATGCCTTCACGATTCCGAACCTGCCGAACAATCCAGTAGTTGCAGGCGGACTGCCTTCGATCGGCATTAACGGCTTTACGGGATTTGGCCGTCAGAGCACGAATCCGCAGTGGCAGAATCCCGCCTTGCTTGATCCGAAGGTGAACTTCACGTGGATCAAGGGCAATCATTCGCTGAAGTTTGGCTATGAATATGAGCACATATGGATGGCGGTGAACGATAACAATCCGCTCTATGGCTCATTTACGTACAACGGCGGGTACAGTGTTTGCCCCAGTGCGACGGTCAACGGTACCAAGGTGCCTACGCTTGCCAATTGCCCGAACATTACGGCGGTCACGGATAACTATATGGCCGACTTTCTGTTCGGCACGACGAACGCCTACTCGCTGGCGAACTATTTTGTAGCCCACCTGCGGCAGACGATGGACAACGCGTATGCACAGGATGACTGGAAGGTGACGCCGAAGCTGACGCTGAACCTGGGCTTGCGCTGGGAGTACGGCTCGCCTTACACGGAGCAGAACAACTACATCTCGAACTTCGATCCGGTCTCGCAGACCGTGTTGACGCTGTCTCCTGGTGCGGTGGCCGGCAATGGCATTACGCCGTACAAGGCCAGTGGGGTTTACGGCAGTACGCTGGTCAATCCTGACCTGAACGACTGGGGCCCGCGCGTCGGCTTTGCGTATGCGGCGACGCCGAAGACCTCGATTCGCGGCGGGTTCGGCATGAGTTACGTGCACTATACTCGCGCCGGGTCGGGCAACATTCTGGCGATCAACGCCCCGCAGGCGCAGTTTGCCAGCGTGGTGCAGATTACGCCGAATACGACGAATCACTGCAACCCGGTGCCGGCGCAGATTATTCCTGTCGGTTCGACTACGCCAAGCTGCTACGTGACTGCCGACCAGGGATATCCGAGCGGCCTGGTGACGGCGTTCAATCCGGCGACTGACAACATTACGTATGTGCCGAAGAACAAGCGCGACAGCTATGTGGAGAGCTACTTCGTCAGTATCCAGCAGGAGATCGCGAAGAACACGCTGCTCGACATTGCGTATGTCGGCAATCACGGACTGAAGCTGGAGGGTTTTCTTAACGCAAACCAGCTGAACCCGTCGGTCATCACGAATGGTAAATTTACTCGCCCGTATGCGAACTGGCCGAGCGACATCACGGCTGCGATCAATGCATTCTATTCGCACTACGATGCGCTGCAGGTGCGGTATGAGCAGCGCATGGTGGCGGGTCTGACGCTGTTGAATTCATTCACATGGTCGCATTCGCTGGACAATGCCAGCGCTTCGCTGGAAGGCAATACGCCTTCTCCGCAGGATGCCAATAACATTGCTGCTGATTATG is a genomic window containing:
- a CDS encoding TonB-dependent receptor; the encoded protein is MFLPGQAIAQYENGSIVGTVHDSSGAVMPSATVTVTNTATGVVSTRQTNDSGDYEVPGLRVGQYNIEVTKTGFAPARAKDITVSVGARQRIDLTLQVGETSETVEVSGVALQVETDSSQRSQVVTQYQSAALPLVSRNYSDLLGLVTGVRQAPTAATTSSISSLVRAGAYNVNGQRSMFNNFLLDGMDNNAYGESNQGFDNQIIAIPPDSVAQFSVVTNNQSAEFGRSSGATINTASAGGTNKFHGTAYEFIRNTSLNAAGYFKPNVVSNTGSVVPFKKPTFNRNQFGVNLGGPIVHDKLFFFLDYEGFRQVLKPLSVLTLPTQNQLNGILVSAVRNPLTGQVYPAGTAIPANAINPLSAQIISYFKKIPGLPVSGLPSTGLATNDYAVQAPFTDNSDKGDLRFDYQQNASSSWFLRISDRKENAVNNPTIPLPLDGQTNGTIRVLNQQIALGYTHLIGGNKIIDARLGLSRTKAGKYTLSIGNNAFTIPNLPNNPVVAGGLPSIGINGFTGFGRQSTNPQWQNPALLDPKVNFTWIKGNHSLKFGYEYEHIWMAVNDNNPLYGSFTYNGGYSVCPSATVNGTKVPTLANCPNITAVTDNYMADFLFGTTNAYSLANYFVAHLRQTMDNAYAQDDWKVTPKLTLNLGLRWEYGSPYTEQNNYISNFDPVSQTVLTLSPGAVAGNGITPYKASGVYGSTLVNPDLNDWGPRVGFAYAATPKTSIRGGFGMSYVHYTRAGSGNILAINAPQAQFASVVQITPNTTNHCNPVPAQIIPVGSTTPSCYVTADQGYPSGLVTAFNPATDNITYVPKNKRDSYVESYFVSIQQEIAKNTLLDIAYVGNHGLKLEGFLNANQLNPSVITNGKFTRPYANWPSDITAAINAFYSHYDALQVRYEQRMVAGLTLLNSFTWSHSLDNASASLEGNTPSPQDANNIAADYAQSDYNLPIANITSLVYELPFGRGRKFMNTSNFLVDGVLGGWQVSAINTMQAGTPFNLTYSPNAATAVSPQISATYRGANEYRPNVVFGQKVTQGRSVKAPNTGYIQYVNLAAFTLPATTNASGALLSPFGNATRNPGRTPAFYQTDFAANKKFNTPLESLKVEFRTELYNIFNHTNLYLPSSGLGGTLGGSPTSGGVISSTFQPRVVQFGLKVMF